The proteins below come from a single Hemibagrus wyckioides isolate EC202008001 linkage group LG22, SWU_Hwy_1.0, whole genome shotgun sequence genomic window:
- the hapln1a gene encoding hyaluronan and proteoglycan link protein 1a, translating to MLTIIPLVLVCLSFANNAYTAGNRLQIFASPGDNVSLPCRLKPTDALSFGPIGMRIKWTKLDDVNDETDVLISMGFHKIKYGRFLNHVHLQEADDNDATLIITNLILDDYGTYKCEIMSGMDDIIVEMELRMAGVVFPYSPRMGRYNLNFHDAEAACLGQDAVVASFEQLYQAWKGGMDWCNAGWLSDGTVQYPITKPRQPCGGNVAAGLRSYGQRNKTNSRFDVFCFTTGYNGNVFYVDQKLTFPEAMQVCEEDGAELAKIGHIFAAWKLMGYDRCDAGWLADGSVRYPISKPRMKCSPTEAAVRSVGFPDKKHKLYGAYCYRAHQ from the exons atgCTAACTATAATTCCCTTGGTGTTAGTCTGTCTGAGCTTTGCCAACAACGCATATACAGCAG GGAATCGCCTTCAGATCTTTGCTAGTCCAGGTGATAATGTTAGCTTGCCCTGCCGCCTGAAACCTACTGATGCCTTATCTTTTGGTCCGATTGGAATGAGGATCAAGTGGACCAAACTTGATGATGTTAATGACGAAACTGACGTGCTGATTTCAATGGGTTTCCACAAGATCAAATATGGACGCTTCCTAAACCATGTTCACCTGCAGGAGGCTGACGATAATGATGCCACCCTGATTATTACCAACCTCATCCTAGATGACTATGGCACATACAAGTGCGAGATCATGAGTGGCATGGATGACATCATAGTGGAGATGGAGCTTCGAATGGCTG GGGTTGTATTCCCTTACTCCCCACGCATGGGCCGCTACAACCTGAACTTTCACGATGCTGAGGCAGCCTGCCTGGGGCAAGATGCTGTGGTGGCATCATTCGAGCAGCTCTACCAGGCCTGGAAAGGAGGGATGGACTGGTGCAATGCTGGCTGGTTGAGTGATGGAACCGTACAGTACCCCATCACCAAACCAAGACAGCCATGTGGGGGCAATGTTGCTGCTGGACTCAGGAGTTACGGCCAGCGTAACAAAACCAACAGCCGTTTTGATGTTTTCTGCTTCACCACTGGATACAATG GAAATGTGTTCTACGTGGATCAGAAACTGACCTTCCCTGAGGCTATGCAGGTCTGTGAGGAAGATGGAGCTGAGCTAGCAAAGATAGGGCACATATTCGCAGCCTGGAAGCTGATGGGCTACGACCGTTGTGatgctggctggctggctgatGGTAGTGTAAGATACCCCATCTCCAAGCCCAGGATGAAGTGCAGCCCCACCGAAGCAGCTGTCCGTTCCGTTGGATTTCCTGACAAGAAGCACAAGCTCTATGGGGCCTACTGCTACAGAGCTCACCAGTAA